From one Streptococcus pneumoniae genomic stretch:
- the gorA gene encoding glutathione-disulfide reductase — MREYDLITIGGGSGGIATANRASLYGAKVAVIEDDLLGGTCVNRGCVPKKIMWYGAQIAESIQKYGADYGFTSSEQSFDFATLRKNREAYIDRSRNSYTNTFDKNGVEVIRGRARFVYPHTVEVGGELISAKHIVIATGGHAFVPAIEGADLGLVSDHVFEWENLPQSVAILGAGYIAVELAGVLHALGVKTDLFVRGDKPLRNFDDYIVDGLVEEMAKVGLQLHTHKVPKRLEKMDDGKIRIHFEDGSHASAEKVVWATGRKPNVADLNLTAVGVSLNERGFIAVDEYQNTTTKGIYALGDVTGEKELTPVAIKAGRTLAERLFNHQPHAKMDYTNIPTVVFSHPAIGTVGLTEKEAITQYGKENIRIYTSSFASMYSAVTSHRQQARFKLVTQGPDEKVIGLHGLGYGVDEMIQGFAVAIKMGATKADFDNTVAIHPTGSEEFVTMR, encoded by the coding sequence ATGAGAGAATATGATTTAATCACCATTGGCGGAGGGAGCGGCGGTATCGCGACCGCTAACCGTGCCAGTCTTTATGGTGCAAAAGTGGCTGTAATTGAAGATGATCTGCTCGGGGGTACCTGTGTCAATCGCGGCTGTGTCCCTAAAAAAATCATGTGGTACGGCGCTCAAATCGCTGAAAGCATTCAGAAATATGGAGCTGACTACGGATTTACAAGTAGCGAGCAATCCTTTGATTTTGCAACTCTTCGCAAAAATCGTGAAGCCTATATTGATCGCTCCCGCAATTCTTATACAAATACCTTTGATAAAAATGGTGTCGAAGTGATCCGTGGACGAGCACGTTTTGTCTATCCACACACCGTTGAAGTGGGTGGGGAGCTGATTTCTGCGAAACATATCGTCATTGCCACAGGTGGGCACGCCTTTGTTCCAGCCATTGAAGGAGCTGATTTAGGCTTGGTATCTGACCACGTCTTTGAATGGGAAAATCTTCCCCAATCCGTTGCCATCTTAGGAGCAGGCTATATTGCTGTTGAGTTGGCAGGGGTGCTCCATGCTCTTGGAGTAAAAACAGATTTATTTGTCCGTGGTGACAAGCCACTTCGGAATTTTGATGACTACATCGTAGATGGCTTGGTCGAAGAAATGGCGAAAGTCGGACTCCAACTCCACACCCATAAAGTCCCCAAACGGCTCGAGAAAATGGATGATGGAAAGATTCGTATTCATTTCGAAGATGGAAGTCATGCAAGTGCTGAAAAAGTCGTCTGGGCAACTGGACGCAAACCAAATGTGGCTGACCTCAACTTAACAGCCGTTGGTGTTAGTCTCAACGAGCGTGGCTTTATCGCGGTCGATGAGTATCAAAATACGACAACCAAAGGAATTTACGCTCTTGGAGACGTCACAGGCGAAAAAGAATTGACCCCTGTTGCCATCAAGGCAGGCAGAACACTGGCTGAACGCCTCTTTAACCACCAGCCCCATGCCAAAATGGATTACACCAACATTCCAACGGTAGTCTTTTCTCACCCTGCTATTGGGACCGTAGGACTGACCGAAAAAGAAGCGATTACCCAATACGGCAAGGAAAATATCCGTATCTATACTTCTAGCTTTGCCTCCATGTACTCAGCCGTAACGAGCCATCGCCAACAAGCACGCTTTAAGCTCGTTACCCAAGGACCTGATGAAAAGGTTATCGGACTTCACGGCTTGGGCTACGGAGTGGATGAGATGATTCAAGGTTTTGCTGTGGCTATTAAAATGGGTGCGACGAAGGCGGACTTTGACAATACCGTAGCCATTCACCCGACAGGCTCAGAAGAATTCGTCACCATGCGATAA
- a CDS encoding GNAT family N-acetyltransferase: MPIPSISQPEMLFVSDGLRLRAYDGQLDLAYPWYQDTDMVYLLDAVGKPYSHKTIQQMYEFLSHRGEVYFIEVDEAKSWKAIGDVAFWQEDLPIVIGEKSYRGCGIGRAVVKTLIERARELGFDYLRVQEIYEFNVASKALFTSLGFQQLCQTDKGYSYELPLMMDIR, from the coding sequence ATGCCAATTCCTAGTATTTCTCAGCCAGAGATGCTCTTTGTCTCAGATGGACTTCGTTTACGTGCCTATGATGGTCAATTGGATCTAGCCTATCCTTGGTACCAAGATACCGATATGGTGTATTTGCTAGATGCGGTTGGAAAACCTTATTCTCACAAGACGATTCAACAGATGTATGAGTTTCTCAGTCATCGAGGGGAAGTCTATTTCATTGAGGTGGATGAAGCTAAGAGTTGGAAAGCGATTGGTGATGTCGCTTTTTGGCAAGAGGATCTGCCGATTGTCATTGGTGAGAAGAGCTATCGTGGCTGTGGGATTGGACGAGCTGTGGTTAAGACTTTGATAGAGCGGGCTAGAGAGCTTGGGTTTGACTATTTGCGGGTGCAGGAGATTTATGAGTTTAATGTGGCTTCTAAAGCTCTATTTACTTCGTTAGGATTTCAGCAGCTATGTCAGACGGATAAAGGCTACTCTTACGAATTGCCCTTGATGATGGATATTAGATAA
- a CDS encoding ABC transporter permease gives MQNFRFALSSILGHKMRSFLTMLGIIIGVMSVVVIVALGSGVERAFTDIVGANRQDVNLFYSFTKSKDGSGIQTVEELQSQIDEGSGVYTEPPKIQEVWLEQLVRELDGIDKYYATNNSTTAVSYGSKKAENIPITGVNRSYFQAKNYEVVAGRLLTNADYRSFSRAILIDGKLAEILFNSPKEALNKIVRLGDNDYRVIGVYRDPELEKIKAVAPSNGNIVMANTQLAAEFGGDEIQNVTVHTKNLENSLEDGAAAARLLTKLSGATDGEYQVLDVESQLAQVKGQVVVFQLVFGAIAGISLLVGGIGVMNIMLVSVTERTREIGLRKALGATRSNILTQFVIESIVLTLIGGMIGLGLAYLIVLSIGHSLDALFAGPPVITISSAVGSLLFSAVVGIVFGILPANKASKLDPIEALRYE, from the coding sequence ATGCAAAATTTTAGATTTGCCCTTAGCTCGATTTTAGGGCACAAAATGCGCTCCTTTCTAACCATGCTTGGGATTATCATCGGGGTCATGTCCGTTGTGGTTATCGTGGCATTAGGAAGTGGGGTTGAGCGTGCCTTTACAGATATTGTCGGAGCTAACCGTCAAGATGTCAATCTTTTCTACTCTTTTACAAAAAGTAAGGATGGAAGTGGAATTCAAACAGTCGAGGAACTCCAATCTCAAATAGATGAAGGTTCTGGAGTTTATACTGAGCCTCCAAAAATTCAGGAAGTTTGGTTGGAGCAGCTGGTTCGAGAATTAGATGGCATTGATAAATATTATGCTACTAACAATTCAACGACAGCTGTCTCTTATGGCAGTAAAAAAGCTGAAAATATTCCGATTACCGGTGTCAATCGCTCTTATTTTCAAGCCAAGAACTATGAAGTTGTTGCAGGTCGTCTTTTGACCAATGCAGACTATCGCAGTTTTTCTCGAGCGATTTTGATTGATGGGAAACTAGCTGAAATCCTCTTCAATAGTCCAAAAGAAGCCTTGAATAAAATTGTCCGCTTGGGAGACAATGATTATCGAGTTATTGGAGTTTACCGTGATCCAGAGCTTGAAAAAATCAAGGCGGTAGCCCCATCAAATGGAAATATCGTCATGGCAAATACCCAGCTCGCAGCAGAGTTTGGGGGAGATGAGATTCAAAATGTGACGGTTCATACGAAAAATCTTGAGAATTCCTTGGAAGATGGGGCAGCAGCGGCTCGGCTATTGACCAAGCTATCAGGAGCAACAGATGGCGAATACCAGGTGCTCGATGTGGAAAGCCAGCTTGCGCAAGTCAAGGGACAAGTCGTGGTATTCCAATTGGTCTTTGGAGCTATTGCAGGGATTTCCCTTCTTGTCGGTGGTATTGGAGTCATGAATATCATGCTGGTATCGGTGACAGAGCGGACGCGCGAGATTGGTCTTCGAAAAGCGCTTGGAGCTACACGGAGCAACATCTTGACGCAGTTTGTCATTGAATCCATTGTCTTGACCTTGATTGGCGGCATGATTGGATTAGGTCTTGCCTATCTTATCGTTTTATCTATTGGGCATTCCTTAGATGCGCTATTTGCAGGACCACCAGTGATTACGATTTCATCAGCCGTGGGTAGTCTTTTATTCTCAGCGGTTGTGGGGATTGTATTTGGGATTTTACCGGCTAATAAAGCCTCAAAACTTGACCCAATCGAAGCACTGCGTTACGAATAA
- the lysS gene encoding lysine--tRNA ligase, which yields MSNEHFEELNDQQLVRREKMVALSEKGIDPFGKRFERTANSAELKAQYEDKTKEDLAELGATAVIAGRMMTKRGKGKAGFAHIQDREGQIQIYVRKDDVGEENYELFNKADLGDFIGVEGDVMRTNMGELSIHARKLTHLSKALRPLPEKFHGLTDTETIYRKRYLDLISNRESFERFVTRSKIISEIRRYLDGLGFLEVETPVLHNEAGGAAARPFITHHNAQNIDMVLRIATELHLKRLIVGGMERVYEIGRIFRNEGMDATHNPEFTSIEVYQAYADYLDIMDLTEGIIQHTAKAVVGDGPVTYQGTEINIHLPFKRVHMVDAIKEQTGVDFWQEMSFEEAKAVASEHKVPVEKHYTEVGQIINAFFEEFVEDTLIQPTFVYGHPVAVSPLAKKNDTDPRFTDRFELFIMTKEYGNAFTELNDPIDQLERFKAQAKAKELGDDEATGIDYDYVEALEYGMPPTGGLGIGIDRLCMLLTDTTTIRDVLLFPTMK from the coding sequence ATGTCAAATGAACATTTTGAAGAATTAAATGACCAGCAATTAGTGCGCCGTGAGAAAATGGTTGCCCTTAGCGAAAAAGGGATTGACCCATTCGGAAAACGCTTTGAGCGCACGGCAAATTCCGCAGAATTAAAAGCACAATACGAAGATAAGACTAAGGAAGACTTGGCTGAATTAGGCGCTACTGCTGTCATCGCAGGACGGATGATGACTAAGCGCGGAAAAGGAAAGGCTGGCTTTGCCCACATCCAGGACCGCGAAGGTCAGATTCAAATCTACGTCCGCAAGGATGATGTCGGTGAAGAAAACTACGAACTATTCAACAAGGCTGACCTCGGAGACTTTATCGGGGTTGAGGGAGATGTCATGCGGACCAACATGGGAGAATTATCCATCCATGCCCGCAAATTGACTCACTTGTCAAAAGCCCTTCGTCCACTCCCTGAAAAATTCCATGGCTTGACAGATACTGAAACCATTTACCGTAAACGCTACTTGGACTTGATTTCTAACCGTGAGAGCTTTGAGCGCTTTGTCACTCGCAGCAAAATCATCTCAGAAATCCGCCGTTACTTGGACGGACTTGGATTCTTGGAAGTGGAAACACCTGTCCTTCACAATGAAGCGGGTGGTGCTGCTGCCCGTCCATTTATCACCCACCACAATGCCCAAAACATCGACATGGTCTTGCGGATTGCAACGGAATTGCACTTGAAACGCCTCATCGTCGGTGGTATGGAACGTGTTTATGAAATCGGACGCATCTTCCGTAATGAAGGAATGGATGCTACTCACAATCCAGAATTTACATCGATTGAGGTCTACCAAGCCTACGCAGACTACCTTGACATCATGGACTTGACCGAAGGCATTATCCAACACACCGCAAAAGCTGTTGTCGGAGACGGACCTGTCACTTATCAAGGAACGGAAATCAATATCCACCTGCCATTCAAACGGGTTCACATGGTTGATGCCATTAAGGAACAAACAGGTGTTGATTTCTGGCAAGAGATGAGCTTTGAAGAAGCAAAAGCTGTTGCGAGCGAGCATAAAGTCCCTGTTGAAAAGCACTATACAGAAGTTGGTCAAATCATCAACGCCTTCTTTGAAGAATTTGTCGAAGATACGTTAATCCAACCAACCTTTGTTTACGGTCATCCTGTTGCTGTATCCCCACTTGCTAAGAAAAATGATACAGACCCTCGCTTTACAGATCGCTTTGAGCTCTTTATCATGACCAAAGAGTACGGAAATGCCTTCACCGAGTTGAACGACCCAATCGACCAATTGGAACGCTTCAAGGCGCAAGCCAAGGCTAAAGAATTGGGAGATGATGAAGCGACTGGTATCGACTACGACTACGTAGAAGCACTTGAATACGGTATGCCGCCAACAGGTGGACTCGGTATCGGAATCGACCGCCTCTGCATGCTTCTCACGGACACCACAACTATCCGTGATGTGCTTCTCTTCCCTACTATGAAATAA
- a CDS encoding efflux RND transporter periplasmic adaptor subunit encodes MKKLKKWQLYSLIGTASAIVLAAGGFLLFGGGAGGGDAVENATPMVQKPKEGSVASSVLLAGSVAAEREQYVYFDATKGDLESIYVSVGEQVGEGQALVQYTSVDAQTAYDAAARAVNKIDRQINDLNTYGVTVDKTGDTEADTNSVATAQRSVDSQLRELQDNRADAVDNLNKALTALNNTTVLSTGEGTVVEVNHDVSKSNTGSNQTLVHIVSNGNLQVKGELSEFNLANIKVGQEVTITSKVYPDKTWTGKINFISDYPKDSQGAATNTGAQSGAKYPFTVEITSEIGDLKQGFSVNMEVKNDSKGLLIPVTAILADGDKSYVWTIDDKGLAKKVKVTLGNADAENQEITSGLTKESKVITNPSADLEEGKEVKPYDEVD; translated from the coding sequence ATGAAAAAATTAAAGAAATGGCAGTTGTATAGCTTGATTGGAACTGCTTCAGCCATCGTGTTAGCAGCAGGAGGATTTCTCCTCTTTGGCGGAGGCGCAGGAGGTGGAGATGCGGTTGAAAATGCAACACCGATGGTTCAAAAGCCAAAGGAAGGCTCTGTTGCTTCATCTGTCCTTCTAGCAGGATCGGTCGCTGCTGAGCGTGAGCAATACGTTTATTTCGATGCGACCAAAGGAGATTTAGAGAGTATTTATGTGAGTGTGGGTGAGCAGGTAGGCGAAGGTCAAGCCTTGGTTCAGTACACCAGTGTGGATGCCCAAACAGCCTACGATGCCGCTGCTCGTGCGGTTAATAAAATCGACCGTCAAATCAATGACCTAAATACCTATGGAGTGACCGTTGATAAGACAGGGGATACTGAAGCTGATACAAATAGTGTCGCAACCGCTCAACGCTCTGTGGATTCTCAGTTGCGTGAACTCCAAGACAATCGCGCAGATGCCGTTGATAATCTCAATAAAGCCTTAACGGCTCTTAACAATACCACGGTTTTGAGTACTGGTGAAGGAACGGTTGTCGAGGTGAACCACGATGTATCCAAATCCAACACAGGCAGCAATCAAACTCTTGTGCATATTGTCAGCAACGGCAATCTTCAAGTCAAGGGTGAGTTGTCAGAGTTTAACCTTGCCAATATTAAAGTTGGTCAAGAAGTGACCATCACCTCAAAAGTTTACCCAGACAAGACTTGGACAGGAAAGATTAACTTTATCTCTGATTATCCAAAAGATAGCCAAGGAGCAGCTACTAACACAGGCGCTCAATCGGGTGCCAAATATCCATTTACCGTAGAAATCACAAGTGAAATCGGTGACTTGAAACAAGGATTCTCGGTCAATATGGAAGTGAAAAATGATAGCAAGGGCTTGCTCATTCCAGTAACGGCGATTTTAGCGGACGGGGATAAGAGCTATGTCTGGACGATTGATGACAAGGGTCTTGCAAAGAAAGTAAAAGTTACCCTTGGAAATGCTGATGCTGAAAATCAAGAAATCACATCTGGATTGACCAAAGAAAGCAAAGTCATCACCAACCCATCCGCGGATTTAGAAGAGGGTAAAGAGGTGAAACCTTATGACGAAGTTGATTAG
- a CDS encoding biotin transporter BioY: MKKYAYLTLPALGAAFISVLAQITLAIGPVPFSLQNMAIGLIATIFWPKEAILSVLLYLLLGAIGLPVFAGGHGGFSALIGPSAGYLWGYIAYVSLTSALTQPKSSIFSIFMANLLGDTLVFLGGILGLHFLASMPFEKAWLVGVVPFILPDLAKLLLISLMSRPIFKSLTQQSYFKS; encoded by the coding sequence TTGAAAAAATATGCCTATCTGACCTTACCAGCACTTGGCGCTGCCTTTATCTCTGTCCTAGCCCAAATCACGCTAGCCATTGGCCCCGTTCCCTTTTCCTTACAAAATATGGCGATTGGCTTGATTGCTACGATTTTTTGGCCTAAAGAAGCCATCCTGTCAGTCCTGCTCTATCTGCTCCTCGGGGCGATCGGTTTGCCTGTATTTGCTGGAGGGCATGGCGGTTTTTCAGCCCTCATCGGACCGAGTGCTGGTTACTTGTGGGGCTATATTGCCTATGTCAGTCTCACCTCCGCTCTCACTCAGCCCAAAAGCTCTATTTTTTCTATTTTCATGGCAAATCTGCTTGGGGATACCCTCGTCTTTCTCGGAGGTATTCTAGGACTTCATTTCCTTGCTAGTATGCCCTTTGAAAAAGCGTGGCTCGTAGGTGTTGTGCCCTTTATCCTACCAGATTTGGCAAAACTCCTCCTGATTAGCTTGATGAGCCGTCCAATCTTTAAAAGCCTTACCCAGCAATCTTATTTCAAGAGTTGA
- a CDS encoding PLP-dependent aminotransferase family protein produces MKESKYKTILHYIQQEVENGKLKTGDKLPSIRKLSQLFQCSKDTAQRALLELRHLHMIYAIPNSGYYVLERDEEKNDLPLKVTEDHNQAYEDFRLCVNETLIGREHYLFNDYPQQEGLLELRESIQQLLLDSAIYGRLEEFVITSGTQQALYILSQIDFPNQQSQILVEQPTYHRMNSLIKSQHLPYRTIERTTAGIDLDELEEIFKSGHIKFFYTIPRFHYPLGHSYSRKEKEAILALAKTYHVYIVEDDYLADFDAKRELTFHYLDEQEQVIYIKSFSTSLFPALRITALLLPAALKETFLAYKSAVDYDSNLIMQKALALYIDNLMFEKNRLALLNQQEKAQEQTKQLLANTPLPCLYTQTRDGLILEITNARSISALKHSGLALDFFEKAYLQDCPYRYAKIRYENLRQVLPHLQEYFK; encoded by the coding sequence ATGAAAGAAAGTAAATACAAAACAATCCTTCACTACATCCAGCAAGAAGTCGAAAACGGCAAGCTTAAAACAGGCGATAAATTGCCCTCTATCCGCAAGCTGAGTCAGCTCTTTCAATGTAGCAAGGACACCGCCCAGCGAGCTCTTCTTGAATTGCGGCATCTACACATGATCTATGCCATTCCAAATAGTGGCTATTATGTGCTTGAGCGTGATGAAGAAAAGAATGACCTCCCTCTAAAAGTAACAGAAGACCACAATCAGGCTTATGAAGATTTCAGACTCTGTGTCAATGAAACCTTGATTGGACGAGAACACTATCTATTTAACGACTATCCTCAACAAGAAGGGCTCCTAGAACTCCGAGAGTCTATCCAGCAACTCTTGCTAGATTCTGCCATCTATGGACGCTTAGAGGAATTCGTCATCACCTCTGGCACCCAGCAAGCCCTCTATATCCTGTCCCAAATAGACTTCCCCAATCAGCAAAGCCAAATCCTTGTGGAACAACCGACCTATCATCGGATGAATAGCTTGATTAAATCCCAGCATTTACCCTATCGCACGATTGAGCGGACAACTGCTGGCATTGACCTTGATGAACTAGAAGAGATTTTCAAGTCTGGTCATATCAAGTTTTTCTACACGATTCCTCGCTTTCACTATCCTCTGGGGCATTCTTACAGCCGTAAGGAAAAAGAAGCTATTTTAGCGCTGGCAAAGACCTATCATGTCTATATCGTAGAGGATGATTATTTGGCGGATTTTGATGCAAAAAGAGAACTCACCTTTCATTACCTAGATGAGCAGGAGCAGGTGATTTATATCAAGTCTTTCTCGACCAGTCTGTTTCCTGCCTTGCGGATTACAGCCCTGCTGCTTCCTGCAGCGCTCAAAGAGACTTTCTTAGCCTATAAAAGTGCTGTGGACTATGACAGCAATCTGATCATGCAAAAAGCTTTGGCACTCTACATTGACAATCTCATGTTTGAAAAAAATCGGCTCGCGCTCCTCAACCAGCAGGAAAAAGCACAAGAACAGACCAAGCAATTACTCGCAAATACTCCACTGCCTTGCTTATACACCCAAACTCGGGATGGATTGATTTTAGAGATTACAAACGCTCGCTCAATCAGCGCTCTTAAACACAGCGGACTGGCACTTGATTTCTTTGAAAAAGCCTATTTGCAGGATTGTCCTTATCGCTATGCTAAGATTCGCTATGAAAACTTAAGGCAGGTTTTACCGCATCTACAAGAGTATTTTAAATAG
- a CDS encoding copper homeostasis protein CutC translates to MIFEFCAENGTLVERAFQAGAQRVELCDNLAVGGTTPSMGVMKETLALAKDYEAAVMVMIRPRGGDFVYTKAELAMMLEDIRWAKESGAQGVVFGALTEENKLDKSALTELIAASAGMEIVFHMAFDCLSKDQQLVAMDWLEKQGVTRILTHGGAAGTDILDNLDWLKTLMMYSDGRIEILPGGGISTENRERIAAALGVDQLHGTRIVW, encoded by the coding sequence ATGATATTTGAATTTTGTGCAGAAAATGGGACCTTGGTAGAGCGAGCTTTTCAGGCAGGAGCTCAGCGTGTAGAACTATGTGATAATTTAGCTGTGGGCGGTACAACACCGAGCATGGGGGTGATGAAAGAAACGCTTGCCTTAGCGAAAGACTATGAGGCAGCGGTTATGGTCATGATTCGTCCTAGAGGTGGAGATTTTGTCTATACCAAGGCTGAGCTAGCGATGATGCTGGAGGATATTCGCTGGGCTAAGGAAAGTGGGGCGCAGGGAGTTGTTTTCGGTGCATTGACAGAAGAAAATAAGCTTGATAAGTCCGCTCTTACAGAATTGATTGCAGCTTCTGCCGGCATGGAAATCGTCTTTCACATGGCTTTTGATTGTCTGTCAAAAGACCAGCAGCTCGTAGCTATGGATTGGTTAGAAAAGCAAGGAGTGACACGGATTTTGACTCATGGTGGTGCAGCAGGAACAGATATTTTGGACAATCTGGATTGGCTAAAAACGCTAATGATGTATAGCGATGGTCGGATTGAAATCTTACCTGGTGGTGGGATTTCGACAGAAAATCGTGAAAGGATTGCCGCAGCCTTGGGAGTTGATCAATTACATGGAACGAGGATTGTATGGTAG
- a CDS encoding MmcQ/YjbR family DNA-binding protein, producing MVEMLEIFKGYEVDENQLELYGFHKEKDSYTYAQTILEGEFLVRIGISGRDISLQVLDSETQEIYAPFWVENVTGTFVGQVRQEVAELLLEIRESCFQANRFLHAQTERILERIAASYHGKIDYLWERLGPHTAYPAGALRHQKTKKWYGIVMTLDWKKFYANKEGKIEILTLKHDEVATLLKTEGYYPAYHMNKKYWLSIPLNDSISDQAIFELIERSYSLTQ from the coding sequence ATGGTAGAGATGTTGGAGATTTTTAAAGGATATGAAGTTGATGAAAATCAGCTTGAGTTGTATGGCTTTCATAAGGAAAAAGACAGCTATACCTACGCACAAACTATCTTAGAAGGTGAGTTTTTAGTGAGGATTGGGATTAGTGGGAGAGACATTTCTCTTCAAGTGCTGGATAGCGAGACTCAGGAAATCTATGCCCCTTTTTGGGTAGAAAATGTCACAGGGACATTTGTAGGACAGGTACGGCAGGAAGTTGCGGAACTTTTGCTAGAGATTCGTGAAAGCTGCTTTCAGGCGAATCGTTTTCTGCATGCACAGACAGAGCGGATTTTAGAGAGGATTGCGGCAAGCTATCATGGTAAAATCGACTATCTATGGGAACGCTTGGGTCCACATACTGCCTATCCTGCGGGAGCTCTTCGTCATCAAAAGACCAAGAAATGGTATGGCATTGTGATGACGCTGGATTGGAAGAAATTCTATGCCAATAAGGAAGGAAAGATTGAAATCTTGACCCTCAAGCATGATGAGGTGGCGACACTTCTAAAAACAGAGGGGTATTATCCTGCTTACCACATGAATAAAAAATATTGGCTCAGTATTCCTTTAAATGATTCCATTTCGGACCAAGCTATTTTTGAGCTGATAGAGCGAAGCTATTCTTTAACACAATAA
- a CDS encoding ABC transporter ATP-binding protein, which translates to MTKLISIQNINKTYRNGDQELRVLKDINLEVEEGEFVAIMGPSGSGKSTLMNIIGMLDRPTSGEYHLSGDEVASLGEKRLAKVRNQQIGFVFQQFFLLSKLNAFQNVELPLIYAGVAPSKRKKLAERFLEKVELAERMHHLPSELSGGQKQRVAIARALVNNPSIILADEPTGALDTKTGEQIMELLLDLNAEGKTIIMVTHEPEIAAYAKRQIVIRDGVISSDSRVKGGT; encoded by the coding sequence ATGACGAAGTTGATTAGTATTCAAAATATCAATAAAACCTATCGCAATGGGGACCAGGAATTAAGAGTTCTAAAAGACATCAATTTAGAAGTAGAAGAAGGCGAGTTTGTCGCGATTATGGGACCATCTGGATCGGGGAAATCTACGTTGATGAATATCATTGGGATGTTGGATAGACCGACTAGCGGTGAATACCACTTATCAGGAGATGAGGTCGCAAGTCTTGGTGAAAAAAGATTAGCCAAGGTCCGTAACCAGCAGATTGGCTTTGTCTTTCAGCAGTTTTTCCTCCTTTCAAAACTAAATGCTTTTCAAAATGTGGAATTGCCCTTGATTTATGCAGGGGTAGCTCCTTCAAAGCGTAAGAAATTGGCAGAGCGTTTTTTGGAGAAGGTCGAGTTGGCGGAGCGTATGCATCATTTGCCATCTGAGCTTTCCGGGGGGCAAAAGCAGAGGGTTGCCATTGCACGTGCCTTGGTGAATAATCCTTCTATTATCCTTGCAGATGAGCCCACAGGAGCCTTGGATACCAAGACAGGTGAGCAGATCATGGAGTTGTTGCTTGATCTAAATGCCGAAGGCAAAACCATTATCATGGTCACGCACGAGCCTGAAATCGCAGCCTATGCCAAACGACAAATCGTCATTCGAGATGGGGTAATCTCATCTGATAGTCGCGTGAAAGGAGGCACTTGA
- a CDS encoding folate family ECF transporter S component, which yields MLSKKSPKFGVQLIVVLAMLIAIRYILGQYFSFWIIPNVLKVSLSFIANTLIGTIAGPIISLIVFVVNDVVTALNSGYPFIIWFTVLEAIQGFLYGAFYYGKKLDSKNKKDWLYVILATTVIMGIGTFFLTPILNQIYQNIPISVQFFAQGRIFKIFEIPFRVVVTMILVPQLQKIPEVKKLMGLK from the coding sequence ATGCTTTCTAAAAAATCCCCTAAGTTTGGGGTTCAACTCATTGTTGTCCTTGCGATGTTAATCGCTATTCGTTATATCTTGGGGCAATACTTTTCTTTTTGGATTATTCCAAATGTCCTCAAGGTTAGCCTTTCTTTTATCGCTAATACCTTGATTGGTACGATTGCTGGTCCTATCATTTCCCTCATCGTCTTTGTGGTCAATGATGTGGTGACAGCTCTCAACTCAGGCTATCCGTTTATTATTTGGTTCACTGTGTTAGAAGCTATTCAAGGATTTTTATATGGGGCTTTCTATTATGGGAAAAAGCTTGATAGCAAAAATAAAAAAGATTGGCTCTATGTCATTCTAGCAACCACAGTCATCATGGGGATTGGAACTTTCTTTCTCACCCCCATTCTCAATCAAATCTATCAGAACATTCCTATCTCGGTGCAGTTCTTTGCCCAAGGGCGGATTTTTAAAATCTTTGAGATTCCATTTCGTGTCGTTGTCACGATGATTCTCGTTCCACAATTACAAAAAATCCCAGAAGTTAAAAAACTCATGGGACTCAAATAG